The following are encoded in a window of Brevibacillus sp. DP1.3A genomic DNA:
- a CDS encoding M42 family metallopeptidase → MNSWVKVLKELTEAAGVPGQEQEVRELMHTYLEPLTEEVFTDNLGSIIGRKTGLANGPKIMMMGHMDEVGFMVTRVMKDGFIAFQPLGGWWSQVMLAQRVNIKTSKGDIVGVIGSKPPHLLSSEERKKVVEIERMFIDIGASSAEQAKELGIRPGDPIVPICPFTVMANDKMYMAKALDNRGGCLTAIEVMKQLQETDHPNIVFSGATAQEEVGCRGAFTSTYMVQPDIFIALETGITFDTPGSADSPNLPDIKCGGGPTIGLFDGSLVPNRKLRDLLFDTAEEEGIPYQYAAIAGAGTDAGAAHMVGKGAPSIVIAIPARYIHSHASILHHDDVENTVKLLTALVKKLDQKTVEWLRS, encoded by the coding sequence ATGAATAGTTGGGTAAAGGTACTGAAAGAGCTGACAGAGGCTGCCGGAGTTCCCGGACAAGAACAGGAAGTGCGAGAATTAATGCATACGTATTTGGAACCGCTTACAGAAGAAGTGTTCACAGATAATCTGGGAAGCATAATCGGGCGAAAAACAGGCCTGGCCAATGGACCCAAAATCATGATGATGGGCCATATGGATGAAGTGGGGTTCATGGTAACGCGTGTCATGAAGGATGGATTCATCGCCTTCCAGCCGCTTGGTGGCTGGTGGTCGCAGGTGATGTTGGCACAGCGCGTGAACATTAAAACAAGCAAAGGGGATATTGTCGGCGTAATCGGGTCAAAACCGCCGCATCTGCTGTCTTCGGAAGAACGAAAGAAAGTGGTTGAAATCGAGCGGATGTTCATTGATATCGGAGCATCCAGTGCAGAACAAGCGAAGGAGCTGGGAATTCGCCCAGGTGATCCGATTGTGCCGATCTGCCCTTTCACGGTGATGGCGAATGACAAGATGTATATGGCAAAAGCGCTCGATAATCGCGGCGGTTGCCTGACAGCCATTGAAGTAATGAAACAGTTGCAAGAAACGGATCACCCCAACATCGTATTTAGCGGCGCTACTGCACAAGAAGAAGTGGGATGCCGCGGCGCATTCACGAGCACGTATATGGTGCAGCCAGATATATTCATTGCATTGGAGACGGGGATAACGTTTGACACGCCAGGAAGCGCCGACTCTCCTAATTTGCCTGATATCAAGTGCGGTGGCGGGCCTACGATTGGTCTATTCGATGGCTCGCTCGTGCCCAATCGGAAATTGCGGGATCTGTTATTTGATACGGCTGAAGAGGAAGGCATCCCTTATCAATATGCTGCTATTGCAGGTGCGGGTACGGACGCAGGAGCTGCTCATATGGTTGGCAAAGGGGCTCCATCCATCGTCATCGCAATCCCAGCGCGTTACATTCACAGCCACGCTTCGATTCTCCATCATGATGATGTGGAAAATACGGTGAAATTACTGACGGCTCTCGTCAAAAAGCTGGATCAAAAAACGGTTGAATGGCTCAGATCGTAG
- a CDS encoding ABC transporter permease encodes MNEVSKTVAPQAKSPIFPKLAFWGKIKKQRAAKLSLVVLLLISAIGIVGPWIAPYDPTESNYEAFLQGPSAKHVLGTDAIGRDLFSRILYGTRVTLVVAVMAVGITVSAGTMIGVISAYVGGFIDHLLMRIMDILLALPGIILALAIVAALGPSQTNAMIAIGISSIPSFARLIRAATLVIMSSGYVEASRSIGTPSWWIILFQVLPNITNVLFVYMTLFVGGAILDTAALGFIGLGAQPPTPEWGTMLNEGKDYLSDAWWLATYPGLAITIVVLAVNRLGDALRDIFDPRTQK; translated from the coding sequence TTGAATGAGGTGAGCAAAACCGTCGCGCCGCAAGCCAAGTCCCCGATTTTTCCCAAGCTTGCCTTTTGGGGAAAAATCAAGAAACAACGAGCAGCAAAACTAAGCTTGGTGGTGCTTTTACTCATTTCTGCGATCGGAATCGTCGGGCCTTGGATCGCTCCTTATGACCCTACTGAAAGTAATTACGAAGCCTTTTTGCAAGGCCCGTCTGCCAAGCATGTTCTCGGAACGGATGCGATCGGCCGCGATTTGTTTTCCCGTATTTTATACGGAACGCGCGTTACGCTTGTGGTTGCTGTCATGGCGGTCGGCATCACAGTATCGGCAGGAACGATGATTGGTGTCATCAGTGCGTATGTGGGAGGATTTATTGATCACCTGCTCATGCGGATTATGGATATTTTGCTCGCCTTGCCGGGGATCATTTTGGCCTTGGCCATTGTCGCGGCGCTTGGACCGAGTCAAACCAATGCGATGATCGCAATCGGTATTTCTTCGATTCCCAGCTTTGCTCGTCTGATCAGGGCAGCGACGCTCGTGATCATGTCTTCTGGATATGTGGAAGCCAGCAGATCGATCGGGACGCCGAGTTGGTGGATCATTCTTTTCCAGGTTCTCCCCAATATTACGAATGTATTGTTCGTTTACATGACACTGTTCGTGGGGGGAGCGATTCTTGATACGGCTGCGTTGGGCTTTATCGGCTTGGGCGCGCAGCCGCCGACTCCCGAATGGGGGACCATGTTGAACGAAGGAAAAGATTATTTGTCCGATGCCTGGTGGCTTGCGACATACCCGGGATTGGCCATCACCATTGTCGTGTTGGCAGTAAACCGACTGGGAGATGCCTTGCGTGATATTTTTGATCCTCGTACGCAAAAGTAA
- a CDS encoding AMP-binding protein translates to MQEIKSLTARAAKRWGEKIGLVFDEWNEQLSFEEIEDRSNQIANMLQVLGVGYGDRVAVMLRNQPEFPLTWLALAKLGATIVPINVNYKEYDAQYILHHSEAIIIITSQEFISLLQKIRPSLQTLKTILSVDQSDDPNAVDFRTMCETAPTTPTALTVFPETLVNIQYTSGTTGLPKGCMLSHEYWITIAKKMVEQHPNLTNSDVLLTAQPFYYMDPQWNLLGAIAVGAKLVVLDRFHPSTFWQKVRQYGVTFFYCLGIMPTLMVKAPRSPVDRENNVRTILCSAIPPHLHRELEERWGAPWYEVFGMTETGGDISVKPHDHDRLLGTGCIGKPDKDRTVRIVDIHNHPVSRGEVGELLLRGLGMMDGYYKDPDATCAAFQGGWFHTGDLVRMDEDGYIYYVGRKKEMIRRSGENISAAEVEEVMKMHPAVQYAACLPVKDEIRGEEIKAYVVVKAGQTVPPHELISYCTEHLAYYKVPRYWEYRSELPRTPSERIAKHVLANEKADLRIGSYDRMDDSWR, encoded by the coding sequence ATGCAAGAAATCAAGTCTTTGACGGCACGGGCGGCCAAACGATGGGGAGAAAAAATCGGGCTTGTCTTTGATGAATGGAATGAACAACTGTCATTTGAGGAGATAGAAGACCGTTCCAACCAGATCGCCAACATGCTCCAAGTGCTGGGCGTAGGCTATGGGGATCGGGTAGCCGTCATGCTGAGGAACCAGCCGGAATTCCCGCTTACCTGGCTGGCGTTGGCAAAACTAGGCGCGACTATCGTGCCGATAAATGTAAATTACAAAGAGTACGATGCACAGTATATCCTCCACCACTCCGAAGCAATCATTATCATAACTTCACAGGAATTTATATCCCTGCTACAGAAGATCAGACCTTCCTTACAAACCCTCAAAACAATCCTCTCAGTAGACCAATCAGACGATCCCAACGCTGTCGATTTCAGAACGATGTGTGAAACCGCGCCCACGACTCCAACAGCGCTTACCGTTTTTCCTGAAACTTTAGTCAACATCCAATATACATCTGGTACGACAGGCTTACCCAAGGGGTGTATGCTTTCACATGAATATTGGATCACCATAGCAAAAAAGATGGTCGAGCAGCATCCCAATTTGACCAATTCAGATGTACTGTTAACGGCGCAGCCCTTTTACTATATGGACCCGCAATGGAATTTGCTGGGTGCGATCGCTGTGGGGGCAAAGCTTGTGGTTCTCGATCGATTTCATCCCTCTACTTTTTGGCAGAAAGTACGGCAATATGGCGTTACCTTTTTCTACTGCCTGGGGATCATGCCTACGCTAATGGTCAAAGCACCACGCTCGCCAGTGGACAGGGAAAATAACGTTCGCACCATCCTTTGCTCGGCCATTCCCCCGCATCTGCACCGCGAATTGGAAGAGCGATGGGGCGCGCCATGGTATGAGGTTTTTGGCATGACAGAGACAGGTGGAGATATTTCGGTAAAACCACACGATCATGACCGATTGCTCGGAACAGGCTGCATCGGAAAACCGGATAAAGACCGGACCGTCCGCATAGTTGATATTCACAACCACCCCGTTTCGAGGGGCGAGGTTGGCGAGCTCCTCCTACGGGGCTTGGGGATGATGGATGGCTACTATAAAGATCCTGATGCGACTTGCGCTGCCTTTCAGGGCGGCTGGTTCCACACCGGAGATTTGGTGCGAATGGACGAAGACGGATACATCTATTATGTCGGCAGAAAAAAGGAGATGATTCGCCGGAGCGGGGAAAATATTTCGGCTGCTGAGGTTGAGGAAGTCATGAAAATGCATCCGGCCGTGCAATATGCTGCCTGCCTTCCAGTGAAAGACGAAATACGCGGGGAAGAAATCAAGGCATACGTGGTAGTGAAAGCGGGCCAAACGGTGCCTCCTCACGAATTGATCTCTTATTGCACCGAGCATCTTGCTTACTACAAGGTTCCACGATATTGGGAATACCGCAGTGAATTGCCTCGTACCCCATCTGAGCGTATAGCCAAGCATGTACTGGCGAACGAAAAAGCAGATCTTCGCATCGGTTCCTATGATCGCATGGATGATAGCTGGAGATAA
- a CDS encoding enoyl-CoA hydratase/isomerase family protein: MTTRKAVVECEIHQEIGWIHLNRPERLNAVIPQLVEELYGSLDKLEREGVRAAILAGRGNAFCAGHDLRHEEKPASEAEIRLNLQKIQDITRKIQRVPFPVIAAVHGYALGAGCEFALGCDLIIAAQDAEFGFPEVSVGLSVTGGISHILPIAIGLVRAKELLFSGERFGASQALHLGLINKVVDHKVLAEEADKWAKRLAELPQVALAKAKFALNRGAQCDLEAAFELEIEHALATVQTIESKQAAEGFRKKRSV; this comes from the coding sequence ATGACAACACGTAAGGCGGTGGTAGAGTGTGAGATCCATCAAGAGATAGGCTGGATTCACCTGAATCGCCCCGAGCGGTTAAATGCGGTGATTCCACAATTGGTAGAGGAGCTGTATGGATCGCTCGATAAGTTGGAACGGGAAGGAGTAAGGGCAGCAATACTGGCTGGTCGCGGGAATGCTTTTTGTGCAGGACATGATTTGCGTCATGAAGAAAAGCCTGCAAGTGAGGCTGAGATTCGTCTTAATTTACAGAAAATTCAAGATATAACACGAAAGATCCAGCGTGTTCCTTTCCCGGTGATCGCTGCGGTCCATGGTTATGCATTAGGAGCAGGCTGTGAGTTTGCGCTCGGATGCGATTTGATCATCGCCGCTCAAGATGCCGAATTTGGCTTTCCGGAAGTGAGTGTGGGACTTAGTGTTACCGGAGGAATCTCGCATATCCTTCCCATCGCAATCGGACTGGTCCGGGCGAAAGAATTGCTGTTTTCGGGCGAAAGGTTCGGTGCATCGCAAGCACTGCATCTAGGACTCATCAACAAGGTAGTGGATCATAAAGTGTTAGCTGAAGAAGCTGACAAGTGGGCGAAACGGTTAGCTGAGCTCCCGCAAGTAGCGCTTGCAAAAGCCAAATTTGCGCTAAATCGCGGGGCACAATGCGATCTGGAGGCAGCTTTTGAATTGGAGATCGAGCATGCGCTGGCAACCGTGCAAACGATCGAATCCAAGCAGGCGGCTGAAGGGTTCCGAAAAAAAAGATCGGTATAG
- a CDS encoding ABC transporter substrate-binding protein produces the protein MGIRKRETATFVSIVLSCFVLLAGVAGCGTLATKPDTDEGKRDANISEKKGGTITVAIGSEPDTLDVHKSTALSTEAVALNLGGALLYRDPQTNEVKPHLAESYSISEDGKTWTFRIRQGVTFHDGTLLTAQAYKRTFERAMSPEIAPKGVGMVLGIIKSIKTPDDQTLILELNEPSATLLTYFTSASWMQPLSVDAVQKFGDQYGRNPVGVGPWKMESWKSGDSITLILNDAYRWATPFFKNQGPPRPDKLVLKLIRNPQTAVAALESGTIDIADLPAKDAKKFKNNNRFTVLEQTKRGLGLFVELNLNSEILQDKSVRKALQMAVKKDAIVQSHLQGEGIVADGPLPANLFGYDQSIAQYAYKYNPEEAVKLLEEAGWKLNAQGIREKAGKPLHLEMLSMEVWSQPAQLMQGMFKAIGVDVKIITLEGSAVDQLTAAGTFDLALDGYVADDPDILFPFMHSTQIGGMNRSAIHDKTIDSLLEKGQVTMKSDDRAKIYEDLQKRSVEEAFWIPIYTEKRFVVVNNRVQGLMLDPSGLKLYQDVWVK, from the coding sequence ATGGGGATAAGAAAGCGGGAAACCGCCACGTTTGTGAGCATTGTCCTTTCTTGTTTCGTACTGCTGGCAGGTGTGGCCGGCTGCGGTACGCTAGCCACGAAACCAGATACTGATGAAGGAAAAAGAGATGCCAATATATCCGAGAAAAAGGGCGGAACGATCACTGTTGCGATCGGCAGTGAACCAGATACACTGGATGTCCACAAATCGACAGCGTTAAGCACGGAGGCGGTCGCACTCAATCTAGGGGGGGCTCTGCTTTACAGAGACCCCCAAACAAATGAGGTCAAGCCTCATCTGGCCGAATCGTACTCCATTTCGGAAGATGGGAAGACATGGACATTTCGCATTCGCCAAGGCGTTACCTTTCATGATGGGACACTGCTTACTGCACAGGCGTACAAGCGAACGTTTGAGCGGGCCATGTCTCCGGAAATCGCTCCCAAAGGCGTAGGGATGGTTCTTGGCATCATCAAATCGATCAAAACACCAGATGATCAGACCCTTATTTTGGAGTTGAATGAACCGTCTGCCACGCTTCTCACCTATTTCACTTCCGCGAGCTGGATGCAGCCGCTCTCGGTGGACGCGGTGCAAAAGTTTGGGGATCAATACGGAAGGAATCCGGTCGGTGTCGGTCCATGGAAGATGGAGAGCTGGAAATCAGGAGACTCTATCACGCTGATTCTAAATGATGCGTATCGCTGGGCAACGCCCTTCTTTAAAAATCAAGGACCACCGAGGCCAGACAAATTAGTTCTGAAATTGATTCGAAATCCGCAAACGGCTGTCGCTGCTTTGGAAAGTGGAACCATCGACATCGCTGATCTGCCTGCGAAAGACGCGAAGAAATTCAAGAACAACAATCGTTTTACAGTACTTGAGCAGACAAAGCGCGGCTTGGGACTGTTTGTCGAGCTGAACTTGAACAGCGAGATTTTACAAGATAAAAGCGTACGCAAAGCGTTACAAATGGCAGTAAAGAAAGATGCTATCGTGCAGTCGCATCTGCAAGGCGAAGGAATTGTTGCAGATGGTCCGCTGCCAGCAAATTTGTTCGGATACGATCAATCCATTGCCCAATATGCATACAAATACAACCCCGAGGAAGCGGTGAAGCTCCTGGAAGAAGCCGGATGGAAACTGAATGCACAAGGGATAAGGGAGAAAGCAGGAAAACCGCTTCATCTCGAAATGTTGAGTATGGAAGTATGGTCTCAACCTGCCCAGTTGATGCAAGGAATGTTCAAAGCGATTGGGGTAGACGTGAAAATCATTACTCTGGAAGGTAGCGCAGTTGACCAGTTAACTGCTGCCGGCACATTTGACTTGGCGCTGGATGGATACGTCGCTGATGACCCTGATATCTTGTTTCCGTTCATGCATTCAACTCAGATCGGTGGGATGAATCGTTCAGCCATCCATGACAAAACGATCGATTCCTTGCTGGAAAAGGGACAGGTGACGATGAAGAGCGACGATAGAGCGAAAATCTATGAAGATCTTCAGAAGCGCTCTGTGGAGGAGGCTTTTTGGATTCCCATTTACACGGAAAAACGATTTGTCGTGGTAAATAACCGTGTTCAGGGTCTGATGCTTGATCCATCCGGACTGAAATTGTATCAGGACGTGTGGGTTAAGTAA
- the nikB gene encoding nickel ABC transporter permease: MKQYLLNRMLSGVIVLLGISIFSFALVHFIPGDPVRIMLGEKATKAQVEQLREQMGLNQPLPHQYLTYMEKVIQGDFGTSLQTERPVIVEIMERFPVTAKLAFAGIGIAVAIGLAMGIIAAKYKNTLVDFMLMAVASIGLSLPSFWLGLIVIMFFSVQLGWFPIAGGTGWKDLVLPACTLGILSSAMISRLTRSGMVEVLSHDYIRTARAKGLRESIILFRHALCNVMIPVVTVVGLQIATLLGGAVIIEQVFNWPGIGTLAIRAISARDFPMIQGIVLLMGFVYVLVNMMVDLLYGLIDPRVDLITEKEGR; this comes from the coding sequence ATGAAACAGTATTTGTTAAATCGGATGCTATCAGGAGTGATTGTCCTCCTCGGCATTTCCATCTTTTCGTTTGCGCTCGTTCATTTTATTCCTGGAGATCCGGTACGGATCATGTTAGGGGAAAAGGCTACAAAAGCACAAGTGGAACAGTTACGTGAACAAATGGGGCTAAATCAGCCCCTTCCTCATCAGTACCTGACCTACATGGAAAAAGTCATCCAAGGGGATTTCGGGACTTCCTTACAAACAGAAAGACCTGTCATCGTGGAAATTATGGAACGGTTTCCGGTAACGGCCAAGCTAGCCTTCGCTGGGATTGGCATCGCGGTCGCGATTGGCTTAGCGATGGGAATTATCGCTGCGAAATACAAAAATACGCTCGTGGACTTTATGCTGATGGCGGTAGCTTCGATCGGATTATCGCTGCCGAGCTTCTGGCTGGGGTTAATCGTAATCATGTTTTTTTCCGTTCAATTAGGCTGGTTTCCAATCGCGGGCGGTACGGGATGGAAGGATCTTGTTTTGCCTGCTTGTACCTTGGGCATTTTGTCTTCCGCGATGATCAGTCGCCTGACGCGTTCCGGTATGGTCGAAGTGCTTTCCCATGATTACATTCGAACGGCACGGGCCAAGGGATTGAGAGAGTCGATCATCCTATTCCGACACGCCTTGTGCAATGTCATGATTCCTGTTGTTACGGTGGTAGGCTTGCAAATCGCGACTCTGCTGGGCGGGGCGGTGATAATCGAACAAGTGTTCAACTGGCCTGGAATCGGCACATTGGCTATCCGTGCGATTTCAGCCCGTGATTTTCCGATGATTCAGGGCATTGTGCTGCTTATGGGCTTTGTCTATGTCTTGGTAAATATGATGGTCGACCTCCTCTATGGTTTGATTGATCCGCGTGTCGACCTCATTACGGAAAAGGAGGGGCGGTAA
- a CDS encoding TetR/AcrR family transcriptional regulator, whose translation MTKEKIFQAALRLFARKGFEATSIRDIALEAEVTSSTLYHYMKTKEDLLVAIMQEGLQTLLGNAKEVLAELEAPEQQLAAFVQLHVTSHAIDKLTALVVDTEFRALTGDTRVEIARLRSEYELLWQRILTGGLEQGVFTIENTKLAVLALLQMCTGVAHWYSPDGPNSLEEISLNFSDMALALVQAKRNGQQLTVSDLDLPEPARFFMKPWLGAAAHEHS comes from the coding sequence TTGACGAAAGAAAAAATATTTCAAGCAGCATTACGGCTATTCGCAAGAAAAGGTTTTGAAGCAACCAGCATACGTGATATCGCTCTAGAAGCAGAGGTAACCTCCTCCACCCTCTATCATTACATGAAGACAAAAGAGGATCTGCTCGTTGCCATCATGCAAGAAGGGTTACAGACCCTTCTTGGAAATGCAAAGGAAGTGCTCGCTGAGCTTGAAGCACCCGAACAACAATTGGCAGCGTTTGTACAGCTTCATGTTACCAGCCATGCCATTGACAAGCTAACAGCGCTAGTAGTAGATACCGAGTTCCGTGCGCTGACAGGAGATACGCGCGTAGAAATTGCCAGGTTGCGCAGTGAATATGAGCTGCTCTGGCAGCGTATTTTAACGGGCGGATTAGAGCAGGGCGTATTTACGATAGAAAATACCAAGCTTGCCGTCCTGGCTTTGCTTCAAATGTGCACGGGTGTCGCCCATTGGTACTCGCCTGATGGTCCAAATTCATTGGAAGAAATCAGCTTGAATTTTTCCGATATGGCGCTTGCACTCGTTCAGGCAAAGCGGAACGGACAGCAACTGACTGTCTCCGATTTGGATCTGCCTGAACCCGCTCGTTTTTTTATGAAACCATGGCTGGGGGCTGCTGCGCATGAACATTCTTGA
- a CDS encoding amidohydrolase family protein — MNILDARVRLPQQFREARIGEMRNEYVAQYDAVLQVRSTIAKTLDDLIQEMKESGVDHAIMHAEYEFGEDGDALNEALAKIISAHTELFSGFGTISMEHFRPMRAVQQVSRIKELGFLGVNIQPAFFEMPIDDRKLYPVYAKAAELGLAVAIHTGINYSMIHPIRNEHPLLLDQVACDFPELTLIACHGGWPWVPEMVAVARKHPNVLMDLGGLSPRYLGVQGAGWEMMYRLANNLLQDQILFATDWPVFPLKRAIAEWKELSIKPEVLEKVLGSNAKALFSKIKAEVKKNDNT, encoded by the coding sequence ATGAACATTCTTGATGCTCGTGTCCGCTTGCCACAGCAGTTCCGTGAGGCACGCATAGGTGAAATGCGAAATGAGTACGTCGCTCAATATGATGCGGTGTTACAAGTAAGATCGACTATCGCGAAAACGCTCGACGATTTGATTCAAGAAATGAAAGAATCAGGAGTAGACCACGCCATTATGCATGCAGAATACGAATTCGGCGAGGATGGGGATGCGCTGAATGAAGCATTGGCAAAAATCATATCCGCTCACACCGAGCTCTTCTCAGGGTTCGGTACGATTTCAATGGAGCATTTCAGACCGATGCGCGCTGTCCAACAAGTGAGCCGCATCAAAGAGCTGGGTTTTCTGGGAGTAAACATCCAGCCTGCATTTTTTGAGATGCCGATCGATGATCGCAAATTATATCCCGTATACGCAAAGGCTGCCGAGTTAGGCTTGGCAGTTGCTATTCATACGGGAATTAATTATTCGATGATTCATCCCATCCGGAATGAACACCCGCTGTTGCTGGATCAAGTCGCCTGTGATTTTCCGGAATTAACATTGATCGCGTGTCATGGGGGGTGGCCCTGGGTGCCAGAAATGGTTGCTGTAGCGCGCAAGCACCCCAATGTTCTGATGGATTTGGGCGGGCTTTCTCCAAGGTATTTGGGGGTGCAAGGAGCAGGGTGGGAGATGATGTACAGGTTAGCAAACAACCTCTTGCAAGATCAAATCCTCTTTGCAACAGACTGGCCTGTATTTCCTCTGAAACGCGCGATTGCAGAATGGAAGGAATTAAGCATAAAGCCCGAGGTGCTAGAGAAGGTGCTCGGTTCGAATGCAAAAGCATTGTTTTCCAAAATAAAGGCGGAGGTAAAAAAGAATGACAACACGTAA
- a CDS encoding serine hydrolase, whose amino-acid sequence MNNQEWIVSYEEFVRETMMESKVPGAAIGVAKNGQLVYAKGFGYRDAEQCQVATVDTIFGIASITKSFTAIAIMQLQEAGKLTVADPVSRFLPEFHVKTGSGTEAITIHNFLTHSSGLPPLSCVDEALKHGMNTYEELMTYLAQLEFTLLGAPGTEFSYSNDCYTLLGAIVERASGKPYSTYMKEHILQPAGMQHSCFSLVELHGYEDRTPLFETPPFQSSGGLKSTLTDMMRYTELFRTKGLIGKERILRTESVQQMTTPYFRCEHNQYYGYGVAITPNFYGALMLGHSGREKGIQAYMSIIPENGLAAVALTNLSGSPAAALAHGTFHCIENRPAKSTHVTYKEYDLPTDRLLEYAGEYGSMEGIHLQVSVDAGTLIVTVDHSDSFSLKAIDEDVFLTNVEGSDQTVRFIRDGSQTVIRMMGSYRQIPKRV is encoded by the coding sequence ATGAACAATCAGGAATGGATCGTGAGTTATGAGGAGTTTGTCCGAGAAACAATGATGGAAAGCAAGGTGCCTGGAGCTGCAATAGGAGTGGCCAAAAACGGACAGCTCGTTTATGCCAAAGGCTTCGGCTATCGTGATGCCGAGCAATGTCAGGTAGCGACAGTTGATACGATATTCGGAATCGCTTCGATTACGAAATCGTTCACCGCTATTGCGATCATGCAGCTACAGGAAGCCGGAAAACTGACGGTTGCAGATCCTGTTTCCCGCTTTTTGCCAGAGTTTCATGTGAAAACGGGAAGTGGAACGGAAGCAATCACCATTCACAACTTTCTAACCCATTCCTCCGGTTTGCCGCCATTATCTTGCGTCGATGAAGCACTCAAGCATGGAATGAACACCTATGAGGAATTGATGACCTATCTGGCACAACTGGAATTTACTTTATTGGGCGCACCAGGTACGGAGTTCAGTTATTCCAATGATTGCTATACGCTACTGGGAGCAATTGTTGAGCGGGCAAGCGGCAAGCCATATTCGACGTACATGAAGGAGCATATCCTTCAACCAGCGGGAATGCAGCATAGTTGCTTTTCTTTGGTGGAGTTGCACGGGTACGAGGATAGGACACCGCTATTTGAGACACCGCCGTTTCAATCATCCGGCGGATTAAAATCAACGCTCACCGACATGATGAGATACACCGAGCTGTTTCGAACGAAAGGTTTGATTGGCAAGGAACGAATTCTTCGCACGGAAAGTGTGCAGCAGATGACCACCCCTTATTTCCGATGCGAACATAACCAATATTACGGGTATGGTGTAGCGATTACACCCAATTTCTACGGTGCTTTGATGCTGGGCCATAGCGGCAGAGAGAAAGGGATCCAAGCCTACATGAGCATCATCCCCGAGAACGGATTGGCTGCCGTGGCGCTCACCAATCTCAGCGGTTCGCCGGCTGCCGCATTGGCACATGGCACGTTTCACTGTATCGAGAATCGTCCTGCGAAATCAACGCATGTCACGTATAAGGAATATGACCTCCCGACAGATCGTCTGCTTGAATATGCGGGCGAGTACGGCTCTATGGAAGGTATTCATCTACAGGTAAGCGTGGATGCAGGCACGCTGATCGTAACGGTCGATCATTCGGACTCATTCTCTTTAAAAGCTATCGACGAAGACGTTTTTCTCACGAACGTTGAAGGGTCGGATCAAACCGTACGCTTTATACGAGACGGAAGTCAAACGGTCATTCGCATGATGGGCTCCTATCGCCAAATTCCCAAGCGAGTTTAG